The following coding sequences are from one Achromobacter sp. B7 window:
- a CDS encoding RraA family protein, whose product MANPDIIKDFPRIPADIVRRAASLQPAILADVAGRRGALSGRIRPLDPGMKLAGTAFTVEVRPGDNLMIHAAISLAKFGDVLVIDGKGDLSAALMGTIMMTACRQLGIAGVVIDGAARDTTEIIDMGYPVFAAGANPNGPTKNVPGRIGHPVSVGGVTVHPGDFIIGDADGVVVVEREKIEGLLPAAEKKVRDEAARIAAIQAGDTAATWLTAALRSAGVLKEGEAL is encoded by the coding sequence ATGGCAAACCCCGACATCATCAAAGACTTTCCCCGCATCCCGGCCGACATCGTGCGCCGCGCCGCGTCGTTGCAGCCGGCCATCCTGGCCGATGTGGCGGGCCGGCGCGGCGCGCTCAGTGGCCGCATCCGGCCGCTGGACCCCGGCATGAAGCTGGCGGGCACCGCCTTCACCGTTGAGGTGCGGCCCGGCGACAACCTGATGATTCACGCGGCCATCTCGCTGGCCAAATTCGGCGACGTGCTGGTGATCGACGGCAAGGGCGACCTGAGCGCCGCGCTGATGGGCACCATCATGATGACCGCCTGCCGCCAGCTAGGCATCGCCGGCGTGGTCATCGACGGCGCGGCGCGCGACACCACCGAAATCATCGACATGGGGTACCCGGTATTCGCGGCCGGCGCCAACCCCAACGGCCCGACCAAGAACGTGCCCGGCCGCATCGGCCACCCCGTATCGGTGGGCGGCGTGACGGTCCACCCCGGCGACTTCATCATTGGCGATGCCGACGGCGTGGTCGTCGTCGAGCGCGAAAAAATCGAAGGCTTGCTGCCCGCGGCGGAAAAGAAAGTGCGCGACGAAGCCGCCCGCATCGCCGCCATTCAGGCCGGCGACACCGCAGCCACCTGGCTGACGGCCGCGCTGCGCAGCGCCGGCGTGCTGAAGGAAGGAGAGGCGCTGTGA
- a CDS encoding NAD(P)-dependent oxidoreductase, whose protein sequence is MPAAPKPALVVTAADLATEALALLDGFNIVYAGKAPSEDDIVALCRQHDPVAIIVRYSKVGAAAMDAAPSLRVISKHGSGTDTIDKAAAAQRGIEVVAAAGANAAAVAEHALALLLAAAKSVVPLDARMRAGHWDKATHKSVELDGKTVGVVGLGAIGRRFAAMAHGMNMRVIGHDPYAQDLPPYIQSVALPRIWQECDAVSLHCPLTDDNHHLVNADTLAQCRPGVILVNTARGGLVDEAALLAAVRSGQVMAAGLDSFAVEPMTAGHPFQQEPRILLSPHIGGVTRAAYVNMGVAAARNVLAGLARSAAAV, encoded by the coding sequence ATGCCTGCTGCGCCTAAACCGGCGTTGGTCGTTACCGCCGCCGACCTGGCCACCGAAGCCCTGGCGCTGCTGGACGGCTTCAACATCGTCTACGCGGGCAAGGCGCCGTCGGAAGACGACATCGTGGCGCTGTGCCGCCAGCACGATCCGGTGGCCATCATCGTGCGCTACAGCAAGGTGGGCGCCGCCGCGATGGACGCCGCGCCGTCTTTGCGCGTGATCTCCAAGCACGGCAGCGGCACCGACACCATCGACAAGGCTGCCGCCGCGCAACGCGGCATCGAGGTCGTGGCGGCGGCGGGCGCGAACGCGGCGGCCGTGGCCGAGCACGCGCTGGCGCTGCTGCTTGCCGCCGCCAAATCGGTGGTGCCGCTGGATGCGCGCATGCGGGCGGGCCATTGGGACAAGGCCACGCACAAAAGCGTGGAGCTGGACGGCAAGACGGTCGGCGTGGTTGGGCTGGGCGCCATCGGCCGGCGCTTTGCGGCGATGGCGCACGGCATGAACATGCGTGTCATTGGCCACGATCCCTATGCGCAAGATCTGCCGCCTTATATCCAGAGCGTGGCGTTGCCCCGCATCTGGCAGGAGTGCGATGCCGTGTCGTTGCACTGCCCGCTGACGGACGACAACCATCATCTGGTCAACGCCGACACGCTGGCGCAGTGCCGGCCGGGCGTGATCCTGGTGAACACCGCGCGGGGCGGCCTGGTGGACGAAGCGGCGCTGCTGGCCGCCGTGCGTAGTGGCCAGGTGATGGCCGCGGGCCTGGACAGCTTCGCCGTCGAACCCATGACGGCGGGACACCCGTTTCAACAGGAGCCCCGCATCCTGCTCAGCCCGCACATCGGCGGCGTGACCCGCGCGGCCTACGTGAACATGGGCGTGGCGGCGGCGCGCAACGTGCTGGCGGGTTTGGCCCGCAGCGCGGCGGCGGTTTAA
- a CDS encoding LysR family transcriptional regulator, with protein MNPQILQEMALRYFLEVARCGSVSVAAERLEVAPSAVSRQIARLERELGTLLFERRSRGMALNAAGELLAAHAKRAQQDVDRVTGEIMSLRGLRQGLVRVVCTEGFVHDVVPAAIAEFRKQYAGIRFTLDVCSQREVPVRVRDGAADIGITLSLTSHRDVRVELRMPAPVRAVVAADHPLAAQSEVSLAQLMAYPLALPDADSTLRQLIDISCSRQQLQCEPVFSSRSVDALVAFAGAGGGVAFCGELAIRYRLRGKQVVAVPLRDREMNERHFEVQTLAGRVLPEAAKAFIASLRAQLEAEGGVVD; from the coding sequence ATGAACCCCCAGATTCTGCAAGAAATGGCCCTGCGCTACTTCCTGGAAGTGGCGCGCTGCGGCTCCGTCAGCGTGGCGGCCGAGCGGCTGGAGGTGGCGCCGTCGGCCGTCAGCCGCCAGATCGCCCGGCTGGAACGCGAGCTGGGCACCTTGCTGTTCGAGCGCCGCTCGCGCGGCATGGCGCTGAACGCGGCCGGCGAATTGTTGGCCGCGCACGCCAAGCGCGCGCAACAGGATGTGGACCGCGTGACCGGCGAAATCATGAGCCTGCGCGGCCTGCGCCAGGGGCTGGTGCGCGTTGTGTGCACCGAGGGTTTCGTGCACGACGTGGTGCCCGCCGCCATCGCGGAATTTCGCAAGCAATATGCAGGCATTCGCTTCACCCTGGACGTGTGCTCGCAGCGTGAGGTGCCTGTCCGGGTGCGCGACGGCGCGGCCGATATCGGCATCACGCTCAGCCTGACCTCACACCGCGACGTGCGCGTGGAATTGCGCATGCCCGCGCCGGTACGCGCGGTGGTGGCGGCGGACCATCCCTTGGCTGCGCAATCTGAAGTGTCGCTGGCGCAATTGATGGCGTATCCGCTGGCATTGCCCGACGCCGATTCCACGCTGCGGCAGTTGATCGACATCAGTTGCAGCCGCCAGCAATTGCAGTGCGAGCCCGTGTTTTCCAGCCGCAGCGTCGATGCGCTGGTGGCGTTCGCGGGGGCGGGTGGCGGCGTGGCGTTCTGCGGGGAACTGGCGATCCGCTATCGGTTGCGCGGCAAGCAGGTGGTGGCCGTGCCGCTGCGCGACCGGGAAATGAACGAACGCCACTTCGAGGTGCAGACGCTGGCCGGACGCGTGCTGCCCGAGGCCGCCAAGGCGTTCATCGCCAGCCTGCGAGCGCAGCTGGAAGCGGAGGGCGGGGTGGTGGATTGA
- a CDS encoding D-serine ammonia-lyase, with the protein MIPSPASVSSLSLQALRAARPVLWTRPAVGVAPVAEPVAAPTVAPFSLADVQAAQDRFTRFAPLLAQRFPELQATAGVIESPLLETPAMQDALGLPKASGRLWIKADHALPVAGSIKARGGIHEVLEFTEKLALERGLIAPGDNFIKLASREARACFAEYQVAVGSTGNLGLSIGVIASALGFRAAVHMSADAKEWKKTRLRARGVEVVEHPGDYEKAVAAGRRQVEADPKGYFVDDERSASLFLGYAAAALALREQMAQASIVVDAEHPLFVYLPCGVGGAPGGIAFGLSLLFGAHVHCFFAEPVQSPCFLLRMMAGNGQLPGVPVPPSVYDIGLTNQTEADGLAVPRASDLAYAAVGDLLAGVYTVADDTLYGDLARLHDSEGLRIEPSAAAGFSGPRHLLGSVAGQQWLRQRGLLPHLPRATHLAWTTGGLFVPADEYEQFLSRGQRLAADPQAPTQAPFLHHSR; encoded by the coding sequence ATGATCCCGTCCCCCGCTTCTGTTTCGTCCCTTTCCTTGCAGGCGTTGCGCGCGGCGCGGCCCGTGTTGTGGACGCGTCCGGCTGTGGGGGTTGCCCCCGTTGCCGAACCCGTCGCCGCGCCCACCGTTGCCCCCTTCAGCCTGGCCGATGTGCAAGCCGCGCAGGACCGCTTCACGCGCTTCGCACCGTTACTGGCGCAGCGCTTTCCAGAGCTGCAAGCCACCGCCGGCGTCATCGAATCGCCGTTGCTGGAAACCCCCGCCATGCAGGACGCGTTGGGCTTGCCCAAGGCGTCGGGACGGTTGTGGATCAAGGCGGATCACGCGTTGCCCGTGGCGGGGTCGATCAAGGCGCGCGGCGGCATCCACGAAGTGCTGGAATTCACCGAAAAGCTGGCCCTGGAACGCGGCCTGATCGCGCCCGGCGATAACTTCATCAAGCTGGCCTCGCGGGAGGCCCGCGCCTGTTTCGCGGAATACCAGGTAGCCGTGGGCTCAACCGGCAACCTGGGTTTGTCCATTGGCGTGATTGCATCGGCGCTGGGGTTTCGGGCCGCCGTGCACATGTCGGCGGACGCCAAGGAATGGAAAAAAACCCGGCTGCGCGCGCGCGGGGTCGAGGTGGTGGAACATCCCGGCGATTACGAAAAAGCCGTGGCGGCCGGACGCCGCCAGGTCGAGGCCGACCCCAAGGGTTACTTCGTTGACGACGAACGCTCGGCCTCGCTGTTCCTGGGTTATGCGGCAGCCGCGCTGGCGCTGCGCGAGCAGATGGCGCAAGCCAGCATCGTGGTCGACGCCGAGCATCCGCTATTTGTCTACCTGCCTTGCGGCGTGGGCGGCGCGCCCGGCGGCATCGCCTTTGGCTTGTCCTTGCTGTTCGGCGCGCACGTGCACTGCTTCTTTGCCGAGCCGGTCCAGTCGCCGTGCTTTCTGCTGCGCATGATGGCCGGCAATGGCCAACTGCCGGGCGTGCCGGTGCCGCCGTCGGTCTACGACATCGGCCTGACCAACCAGACCGAGGCCGACGGCCTGGCCGTGCCGCGCGCGTCGGACCTGGCGTATGCCGCCGTGGGCGACCTGCTGGCCGGCGTCTACACCGTGGCGGACGACACGCTTTACGGCGACCTGGCGCGCCTGCATGACAGCGAAGGCCTACGCATCGAGCCCTCGGCGGCAGCGGGCTTTTCTGGCCCGCGCCACTTGCTAGGCAGCGTCGCGGGCCAACAGTGGCTGCGCCAGCGCGGCTTGCTGCCGCACCTGCCGCGTGCCACGCATCTGGCCTGGACCACGGGCGGGCTGTTCGTGCCGGCCGACGAATATGAGCAATTCCTGAGCCGCGGGCAACGACTCGCGGCCGACCCTCAGGCGCCGACACAAGCGCCTTTCCTCCACCACTCTCGTTGA
- a CDS encoding tripartite tricarboxylate transporter substrate binding protein codes for MTMKTALIALGVTLAGTLAASAPAAAQPGYPTRPVTLVVPFPPGGATDVLGRVIAQKLGQELGQTVVVENRAGAGTAIGAGFVAKAAPDGYTLLVSSGTTFTVNPAIQNKLPYDPVKSFEPLGIVGRTGLALLANPQVPVKDLKELVAYAKARDKEPPAYGSFGAGTTAHFVGEAFLSAAGIKMIHVPYKGSAPAMTDLIGGQIPFSVDTVAAALPQSKQGKVRVLAVSAPTRSAFLPDVPTFAEQGYPSVAMDTWLMFTAPRGLPADVKTKLETALRATVASPDVRKSLEAQGFEAAFSSAAEGEALIQKELPQMRDVAQRANIKID; via the coding sequence ATGACCATGAAGACTGCCTTGATTGCCCTTGGTGTCACCCTGGCGGGCACCCTTGCCGCCTCTGCCCCGGCCGCCGCCCAGCCCGGCTACCCCACGCGACCCGTCACGCTGGTGGTGCCCTTTCCGCCCGGCGGCGCCACCGACGTGCTGGGCCGGGTCATCGCGCAAAAGCTGGGCCAGGAATTGGGCCAGACCGTAGTGGTGGAAAACCGCGCGGGCGCGGGCACCGCAATCGGCGCCGGCTTCGTCGCCAAGGCCGCGCCCGATGGCTACACGCTGCTGGTCAGCTCGGGCACCACCTTCACGGTCAACCCGGCCATCCAGAACAAGCTTCCGTACGATCCGGTCAAGAGCTTTGAACCGCTGGGCATCGTGGGCCGCACCGGCTTGGCGCTGCTGGCCAACCCGCAGGTGCCGGTCAAGGATCTGAAGGAACTGGTGGCCTACGCCAAGGCGCGCGACAAGGAGCCGCCGGCCTACGGTTCGTTCGGTGCGGGCACCACCGCGCATTTTGTCGGCGAAGCCTTCCTGTCGGCCGCCGGCATCAAGATGATTCACGTGCCCTACAAGGGCAGCGCCCCCGCCATGACCGACCTGATCGGCGGCCAGATCCCGTTCTCGGTCGACACCGTGGCGGCCGCGCTGCCGCAAAGCAAGCAGGGCAAGGTGCGTGTGCTGGCGGTGTCGGCCCCCACGCGCTCGGCCTTCCTGCCCGACGTGCCGACCTTTGCCGAACAGGGCTATCCGTCGGTGGCCATGGACACGTGGTTGATGTTCACCGCGCCGCGCGGGCTGCCCGCCGACGTGAAGACCAAGCTTGAGACCGCCTTGCGCGCCACGGTGGCATCGCCGGACGTGCGCAAGAGTCTGGAGGCGCAGGGCTTTGAAGCCGCGTTCTCCAGCGCGGCCGAAGGCGAAGCGCTGATCCAGAAGGAACTGCCGCAGATGCGCGACGTTGCGCAGCGCGCCAATATCAAAATCGATTGA
- a CDS encoding amidase, whose product MTLDDSLVSLSAVELRRLIGARQLSPVELLDACIARIEAVNPYINAVTATAFERARLEARAAEQAVMAGDALGLLHGLPLGVKDLEPTAGLLTTFGSQIYRDHIPTEDVTLVARLRRAGAIVTAKTNVPEMGAGANSRNTVWGATGNPFNPNLNAGGSSGGSAAALASDMFPVCTGSDTGGSLRIPASKCGVVGFRPSPGVVPSVRKLLGWTPISVVGPMGRTVADACLQMAASAGPDAGDPLSYPLDPLQFLTPGTADLGRLRVAYTEDFGQCEVDDGIRATFRAKIAAMRHLFAACDPIELDFGEAHRCFDVLRAEAFVAGMRDAYEKDPNSLGPNSRANFEMGAAMSLKDCAWAQAEQTRLIKRFQRAFDDYDLILSPTTPVSPFPWTQLYAESINGRRQENYYRWLALTYVVTLTTHPALTLPCGLDHQGMPFGMQIVGRFRGDREVLAAAQGMEQAFAGNAELQRPRPDLAALKPASPSLTSIVTVPPDVAAATTAGEPAGKSTGNVSAV is encoded by the coding sequence ATGACCCTGGACGATTCCCTCGTCTCGCTGTCGGCCGTGGAGCTGCGGCGCCTGATCGGCGCGCGCCAGCTCTCGCCGGTGGAATTGCTGGACGCGTGCATCGCGCGTATCGAGGCGGTCAACCCGTACATCAACGCCGTCACCGCCACCGCGTTCGAACGCGCCCGCCTGGAAGCGCGCGCCGCCGAACAAGCGGTGATGGCCGGCGACGCGCTGGGCCTGCTGCACGGCCTGCCGCTGGGCGTGAAAGACCTGGAGCCCACCGCCGGCCTGTTGACCACCTTCGGGTCGCAGATTTATCGCGATCACATCCCCACCGAAGACGTGACGCTGGTGGCGCGCCTGCGCCGCGCCGGCGCCATCGTCACCGCCAAGACGAACGTGCCGGAAATGGGCGCGGGCGCCAATTCGCGCAACACCGTGTGGGGCGCAACCGGCAACCCGTTCAACCCCAACCTGAATGCCGGCGGATCGTCGGGCGGGTCGGCCGCCGCGCTGGCCAGCGACATGTTCCCGGTCTGCACGGGGTCGGACACGGGCGGCTCGCTGCGCATTCCGGCATCCAAGTGCGGCGTGGTGGGCTTTCGGCCGTCGCCGGGCGTGGTGCCCAGCGTGCGCAAGCTGCTGGGCTGGACGCCGATCTCCGTCGTCGGCCCGATGGGCCGCACGGTGGCGGACGCGTGTTTGCAAATGGCGGCCAGCGCCGGCCCCGACGCCGGTGACCCGCTGAGCTATCCGCTGGACCCGCTGCAATTCTTGACGCCGGGCACGGCCGACCTGGGACGCCTGCGCGTGGCCTACACCGAAGACTTCGGCCAGTGCGAGGTGGACGACGGCATCCGCGCCACCTTCCGCGCCAAGATCGCGGCCATGCGCCATCTGTTCGCGGCCTGCGACCCCATCGAGCTGGACTTCGGCGAGGCCCATCGCTGCTTTGACGTGCTGCGCGCCGAAGCCTTCGTGGCGGGCATGCGCGACGCCTACGAGAAAGACCCCAACAGCCTGGGCCCCAACAGCCGCGCCAACTTCGAGATGGGCGCCGCGATGAGCCTGAAAGACTGCGCCTGGGCGCAAGCCGAACAGACGCGCCTGATCAAGCGCTTCCAGCGTGCCTTTGACGACTACGATTTGATCCTGTCGCCCACCACGCCGGTGTCGCCGTTTCCGTGGACGCAGCTGTACGCTGAATCCATCAACGGCCGCCGCCAGGAAAACTACTATCGCTGGCTGGCGCTGACGTATGTGGTGACGTTGACCACGCACCCCGCCCTGACGCTGCCTTGCGGCCTGGACCACCAAGGCATGCCGTTTGGCATGCAGATCGTCGGGCGCTTTCGCGGCGACCGCGAGGTGCTGGCGGCAGCCCAAGGCATGGAGCAGGCCTTTGCCGGCAACGCCGAACTGCAACGTCCGCGTCCGGACCTGGCGGCATTGAAGCCCGCCAGCCCGTCGCTGACATCGATCGTGACCGTGCCCCCGGATGTGGCGGCCGCCACCACGGCGGGCGAACCCGCGGGAAAATCCACGGGCAACGTGTCGGCGGTATAA
- a CDS encoding hybrid sensor histidine kinase/response regulator — MHDRRLGLPGRLPLNVMLPLLLLLLLWVLSCVMSPVHAQPLPPATPVVDLNAVTGKLPLNHELLGQEDTTASKDVGQILDGPWQPVAPAWLNRGFSKSVYWLKLDVSNPTQGFVERWLSFGVPRLEDVRFYLYPAGQREPSQVILAGNREPLASRQVPSSVSVAALLLNPGERMTVLVRVQSRSAISMEPTLWTPGAFVGAAQRGTLVLALLIGALLMVTIYTGVLGVAQRDLVFLLLSAAIITEILYSISYQGLLYRYVVTGGGEVVLRAPSVLGTLAATVFGFSVMLFADLHRVRLWRWVYGALIAVGLVGSVWAAFGEYRASAQALVGLIFLWGLVWPISMANGWRRGHANARIFLLSFAVYCACLFLRLAFINGLLPGRWEGGPEVAWDLLSVSLMLAVLVHGRTRQHRQEKLAVQAELTQAREREHQRLDYAVRERTQALQEALIQADEAGRVRQDFLARISHDLRTPLTSIIGFADLIQAGGRDDAPRGAIIRRSADHMLGMVNDLIDYAAGVGGQALRVSPEYVHALLDAVAKESAPIAARHNNQFVLRVSDSVPAVLEMDGKRVRQVLSNLIDNAAKFTRGGVLTLTADYAASAPAAIDAAGQLVLSVRDTGCGIAPCDRQRIFEPFHRLAAADNQPGVGLGLAIVQQWVERMDGDIRVESHVGLGTLISVTLPVRKMDESRISHHYIAAAPHVLPTLDGSGKHLWLAEDTPEIREFLVEELASMGFQVDSEADGRGMVARIQAQDARRPDLILTDHRMEGVDGSVVLAAARARWPDLPVVAVSATPHDTLALGGARYDASLLKPISLVELRHVLGRLLNLTIKAVGDEGKPASLPSFAPRLSGAELAQVQVLLDSGAISDLIDWSRALQARDAAFKDFCAALQRLAKQGDIGAIRKLCETMRAG, encoded by the coding sequence ATGCATGATCGCCGCCTGGGCTTGCCGGGCAGGCTGCCGTTGAACGTGATGTTGCCGTTGTTGTTGCTGCTGTTGCTATGGGTCCTGTCATGCGTGATGTCGCCCGTGCACGCACAGCCCTTACCGCCTGCAACGCCCGTCGTCGACCTGAACGCCGTGACCGGCAAGCTGCCCCTGAACCACGAATTGCTGGGGCAGGAAGACACGACCGCGTCCAAGGACGTCGGCCAGATCCTGGACGGGCCCTGGCAGCCCGTGGCGCCCGCCTGGCTGAATCGGGGCTTTTCGAAATCGGTGTACTGGCTGAAGCTGGACGTCAGCAACCCCACGCAGGGCTTTGTTGAACGCTGGTTGTCGTTCGGCGTACCCCGGCTGGAAGACGTGCGGTTCTATCTGTATCCCGCCGGACAGCGGGAGCCTTCCCAAGTCATCCTGGCAGGCAACCGCGAGCCGCTCGCATCGCGACAAGTGCCGTCGTCGGTGTCGGTGGCCGCGCTGCTGCTCAATCCGGGTGAACGCATGACGGTGCTGGTGCGGGTGCAAAGCCGCTCGGCCATCAGCATGGAACCCACCTTGTGGACGCCGGGCGCGTTCGTGGGCGCGGCGCAGCGCGGCACGCTGGTGCTGGCGCTGCTGATCGGCGCGCTGCTGATGGTGACGATCTACACGGGGGTGCTGGGCGTGGCCCAGCGCGACCTGGTGTTCCTGCTGCTGTCCGCCGCCATCATTACCGAAATCCTCTACAGCATTTCTTACCAGGGCTTGCTGTACCGCTATGTGGTGACAGGCGGCGGCGAAGTGGTGTTGCGCGCGCCCAGTGTGCTGGGCACGCTGGCGGCCACGGTGTTCGGGTTCTCGGTCATGCTGTTCGCCGATCTGCATCGGGTGCGGTTGTGGCGCTGGGTGTACGGCGCGCTGATCGCCGTGGGCCTAGTGGGCTCGGTCTGGGCGGCGTTTGGTGAGTATCGCGCCAGCGCGCAGGCGCTGGTCGGGCTGATCTTCCTGTGGGGCCTGGTCTGGCCGATCTCCATGGCCAATGGCTGGCGGCGCGGACATGCCAACGCGCGCATCTTCCTGCTGTCGTTCGCGGTGTATTGCGCCTGCCTGTTCCTGCGGCTGGCATTCATCAACGGGCTGCTGCCCGGCCGGTGGGAAGGCGGGCCCGAGGTGGCGTGGGACCTGTTGTCGGTGTCGCTGATGCTGGCCGTGCTGGTGCACGGACGAACGCGCCAGCATCGGCAGGAAAAGCTGGCGGTCCAAGCCGAGCTCACGCAGGCGCGTGAACGCGAGCACCAGCGCCTGGATTACGCCGTCAGGGAACGCACGCAGGCCTTGCAGGAAGCATTGATCCAGGCCGACGAAGCGGGCCGCGTGCGCCAGGACTTCCTGGCGCGCATCAGCCATGACCTGCGCACGCCGCTGACCTCGATCATCGGTTTCGCGGATCTGATCCAGGCGGGCGGGCGTGACGATGCGCCGCGCGGCGCCATCATTCGACGCAGCGCCGACCACATGCTGGGCATGGTGAACGACCTGATCGATTACGCGGCGGGCGTTGGCGGCCAGGCGCTGCGCGTATCGCCGGAATACGTGCACGCCTTGCTGGATGCCGTGGCCAAGGAATCGGCGCCCATTGCAGCCCGCCATAACAACCAGTTTGTATTGCGCGTGTCGGACTCGGTACCCGCCGTGTTGGAAATGGACGGCAAGCGCGTGCGGCAGGTGTTGTCCAACCTGATCGATAACGCGGCCAAGTTCACCCGGGGCGGCGTGCTGACGTTGACGGCCGATTACGCGGCGTCTGCCCCTGCTGCTATCGACGCTGCGGGGCAGTTGGTGTTGTCGGTGCGCGATACGGGTTGCGGTATCGCGCCGTGCGATCGTCAGCGCATCTTCGAACCCTTCCATCGGCTCGCGGCCGCCGATAACCAGCCGGGGGTAGGGCTGGGCCTGGCCATCGTCCAGCAGTGGGTGGAGCGCATGGACGGCGATATCCGTGTGGAAAGCCACGTGGGCCTGGGCACCTTGATCAGCGTGACGTTGCCGGTCAGGAAGATGGACGAGTCCCGCATCTCGCATCACTACATCGCCGCCGCGCCGCATGTGCTGCCAACGCTGGACGGGTCGGGCAAGCATCTGTGGCTGGCCGAGGATACGCCCGAGATCCGCGAATTCCTGGTCGAGGAACTGGCCAGCATGGGCTTTCAAGTGGACAGCGAAGCCGATGGCCGGGGCATGGTGGCGCGCATCCAGGCGCAGGACGCGCGGCGCCCCGATTTGATTCTGACCGACCACCGGATGGAAGGCGTGGATGGCTCGGTGGTGCTGGCGGCGGCGCGCGCGCGCTGGCCGGACCTGCCCGTGGTGGCGGTGTCGGCCACCCCGCACGACACCCTGGCCTTGGGCGGCGCGCGCTATGACGCCAGCCTGCTCAAGCCCATCAGCCTGGTCGAGCTGCGGCATGTGTTGGGCAGGCTGTTGAACCTGACGATCAAGGCCGTCGGCGACGAGGGCAAGCCTGCGTCATTGCCCTCGTTTGCGCCGCGTTTGTCCGGCGCCGAGCTGGCGCAGGTGCAAGTGCTGCTGGATAGCGGCGCCATCTCTGACCTGATCGACTGGTCGCGCGCGTTGCAGGCGCGCGATGCGGCATTCAAGGACTTTTGCGCGGCGCTGCAACGCCTGGCTAAACAGGGCGACATCGGGGCGATTCGCAAGCTGTGCGAAACCATGCGCGCGGGCTGA
- a CDS encoding DNA-binding response regulator, translated as MRGMNDAFFSMAPGQLAGLRVLVVEDRPEDRMLLVDFLTSQDCRVYVAEDGNDGYRKAQLVQPDIILMDVTMPVCDGLAACRLLKADQATRGIPVIFLTAASLPGERVAGLSAGAVDYVAKPFDFEEVRLRLLIHLRVGATPSATPTPVPTVAETHADDGTSAAAAGATLDGVLFRAARKLLRERLDHTPELMALAQALNTNARRLNQAFRRCAGTTVFEFLREERMREARRLLCETSLDIQAISQAVGYGNRGNFSTAFRERFGMPPTALRQEHDPYA; from the coding sequence ATGCGCGGCATGAACGACGCCTTCTTTTCGATGGCTCCGGGCCAGCTCGCGGGCTTACGCGTACTGGTCGTGGAGGACCGCCCCGAAGACCGCATGCTGCTGGTCGATTTCCTGACCAGCCAGGACTGCCGCGTCTATGTGGCCGAGGACGGCAATGACGGCTACCGCAAGGCGCAGCTGGTGCAGCCGGACATCATCCTGATGGACGTGACCATGCCGGTGTGCGACGGCCTGGCCGCCTGCCGCCTGCTGAAAGCCGACCAGGCCACGCGCGGCATCCCCGTCATCTTCCTGACGGCGGCTAGCCTGCCCGGCGAACGCGTGGCGGGTCTGTCGGCCGGTGCGGTGGATTACGTGGCCAAGCCCTTCGACTTCGAGGAAGTGCGCCTGCGCCTGCTGATTCATCTGCGGGTAGGAGCCACGCCCAGCGCCACGCCGACCCCTGTTCCCACCGTGGCCGAAACCCATGCGGACGATGGCACCTCGGCCGCCGCGGCCGGTGCGACGCTGGACGGCGTGCTGTTTCGCGCCGCCCGCAAGCTGCTGCGCGAACGGCTGGACCACACACCGGAATTGATGGCGCTGGCGCAGGCGCTGAACACGAACGCGCGCCGGCTGAACCAGGCGTTCCGGCGCTGCGCCGGCACGACGGTCTTTGAATTCCTGCGCGAAGAGCGCATGCGCGAGGCGCGCCGCTTGCTGTGCGAAACCAGCCTGGATATCCAGGCCATTTCGCAGGCGGTGGGCTATGGCAATCGGGGCAATTTCTCTACGGCTTTTCGCGAGCGCTTCGGCATGCCCCCCACGGCCTTGCGCCAGGAGCATGATCCTTATGCATGA